The following proteins are encoded in a genomic region of Limibacillus sp.:
- a CDS encoding phosphoenolpyruvate carboxykinase, with translation MGSVISRHGLANHGLRHYHTAYWNLHSAQLIQTAIKRGEGELARGGAFVALTGDQTGRSPNDKFIVEEPATRDSIWWGKVNVATTDESYRRLYGKVTAYLQDRDLFVQDLFAGADPEYRLKVRVVSENAWHALFARNMFIEPGHDQLADFAPDFTVLHAPHLEADPETDGTNSSTFIVVNFSERTILIGGTRYAGEIKKSIFSILNYLLPERDVLPMHCSANIGEAGDTAIFFGLSGTGKTTLSADPHRRLIGDDEHGWSDKGVFNFEGGCYAKVIRLSQEAEPEIYATTSRFGTILENVVMDPLTGGLDLDDARYTENTRASYPIDFIPNIAPGGQGNQPQNIVMLTADAFGVLPPISKLTPEQAMYHFLSGYTARVAGTERGLGSEPQATFSTCFGAPFMPRHPSVYAKMLGEKMAKTGANCWLVNTGWSGGAYGVGERMKIRHTRAMLKAALEGQLSAVASNTHPAFGLLVPSNCPDVPDEVLDPRQTWADKKAYDQTSRELSRRFEDNFKQFESHVSEDVKAAGIYAAA, from the coding sequence ATCGGCAGCGTCATCAGCCGTCACGGCTTGGCCAATCACGGGCTACGCCACTATCACACCGCCTATTGGAACCTGCACAGCGCGCAGCTTATCCAGACCGCGATCAAGCGCGGCGAGGGCGAGCTTGCGCGCGGCGGCGCCTTCGTCGCCCTGACCGGCGACCAGACGGGGCGCTCGCCCAACGACAAGTTCATCGTGGAGGAGCCGGCGACGCGCGACTCGATCTGGTGGGGCAAGGTCAACGTGGCGACCACGGACGAGTCCTACCGCCGCCTCTACGGCAAGGTGACCGCCTACCTGCAGGACCGCGACCTCTTCGTGCAGGACCTCTTCGCCGGGGCCGATCCGGAATACCGCCTGAAGGTGCGCGTGGTCTCCGAAAACGCCTGGCACGCGCTCTTCGCGCGCAACATGTTCATCGAGCCGGGCCACGACCAGCTTGCGGACTTCGCGCCGGACTTCACCGTGCTGCACGCCCCGCACCTGGAGGCCGACCCCGAGACGGACGGCACCAACTCCTCCACCTTCATCGTGGTGAACTTCTCTGAGCGCACCATCCTGATCGGCGGCACGCGCTATGCCGGCGAGATCAAGAAGTCCATCTTCTCGATCCTCAACTACCTGCTGCCCGAGCGCGACGTGCTGCCGATGCACTGCTCGGCCAACATCGGGGAGGCTGGCGACACCGCGATCTTCTTCGGGCTCTCCGGGACCGGCAAGACCACGCTATCCGCCGACCCGCACCGCCGCCTGATCGGCGACGACGAGCACGGCTGGTCCGACAAGGGCGTCTTCAACTTCGAGGGCGGCTGCTACGCCAAGGTGATCCGCCTGTCCCAGGAGGCCGAGCCGGAGATCTACGCCACCACCAGCCGCTTCGGCACGATCCTGGAGAACGTGGTGATGGACCCGCTGACCGGCGGGCTCGACCTGGATGACGCGCGCTACACGGAGAACACGCGCGCCTCCTACCCCATCGACTTCATTCCCAACATCGCGCCCGGCGGCCAGGGCAACCAGCCGCAGAACATCGTCATGCTGACCGCCGATGCCTTCGGCGTTCTGCCGCCGATCTCCAAACTGACGCCCGAACAGGCCATGTACCACTTCCTGTCCGGCTACACCGCGCGCGTCGCCGGGACCGAGCGGGGCCTGGGCAGCGAGCCGCAGGCGACCTTCTCAACCTGTTTCGGCGCGCCCTTCATGCCGCGCCACCCCAGCGTCTACGCGAAGATGCTGGGCGAGAAGATGGCCAAGACCGGGGCCAACTGCTGGCTGGTCAACACCGGCTGGTCGGGCGGCGCCTATGGCGTGGGCGAACGCATGAAGATCCGCCACACCCGCGCCATGCTGAAGGCCGCGCTGGAAGGACAGCTCTCCGCCGTCGCCTCCAATACCCATCCGGCCTTCGGGCTGCTGGTCCCCAGCAACTGCCCGGACGTACCCGACGAGGTGCTGGACCCGCGCCAGACCTGGGCCGACAAGAAGGCCTACGACCAGACCAGCCGCGAGCTCTCACGCCGCTTCGAAGACAACTTCAAGCAGTTCGAGTCCCACGTCAGCGAGGACGTCAAGGCCGCGGGCATCTACGCGGCGGCCTAA
- a CDS encoding pyridoxamine 5'-phosphate oxidase family protein — MSEPTPAEEVRRLLDETDEAALATRLVSEPDGPPYVSLVLLGRDARPGPLLLISQLADHTKNLSADPAASLLLRSDAAGDPLAQARVTLLGRALREPAERREANKAAFLERHPSAALYADFGDFAFWRFETEKAHLVAGFGRIHWLERAELGF; from the coding sequence ATGAGCGAACCAACACCGGCCGAGGAGGTCCGCCGCCTTCTCGACGAAACGGACGAGGCGGCGTTGGCGACCCGGTTGGTGAGCGAACCGGACGGTCCGCCCTATGTCTCCCTGGTGCTGCTGGGCCGCGACGCGCGGCCCGGTCCTTTGCTTCTGATCTCCCAGTTGGCCGATCACACCAAGAACCTCTCGGCGGACCCGGCAGCCTCGCTCCTGCTGCGCTCTGACGCGGCGGGCGACCCTCTGGCCCAGGCGCGGGTCACGCTTCTGGGGCGCGCGCTCCGCGAGCCGGCGGAACGGCGCGAAGCCAACAAGGCGGCCTTTCTGGAGCGCCACCCCTCGGCGGCGCTCTATGCCGACTTCGGCGATTTCGCTTTCTGGCGTTTCGAAACCGAAAAGGCCCATCTGGTCGCCGGATTCGGCCGCATCCACTGGCTGGAGAGGGCCGAACTCGGCTTCTGA
- a CDS encoding response regulator transcription factor — MQATIALVDDDRNILTSVTMALEAEGYKVRTYNDGSEALRGLSANPVDLAVLDIKMPRMDGMELLGRLRESSQLPVIFLTSKDDEVDEVLGLRMGADDYITKPFSQRLLIERIRALLRRERLSGEGPGTSEADKPVTRGDLMLDPSRHLCTWKGEPVNLTVTEFLILKALAQRPGHVKNRDQLMDAAYGESIYVDDRTIDSHIKRLRKKFKAIDDDFQQIETLYGVGYRYKES, encoded by the coding sequence ATGCAAGCCACGATCGCCTTGGTCGACGACGACCGCAACATTCTGACCTCCGTCACCATGGCGCTGGAGGCGGAAGGCTACAAGGTGCGCACCTATAACGACGGGTCGGAGGCCTTGCGCGGCCTCTCCGCGAACCCCGTCGATCTGGCCGTGCTCGACATCAAGATGCCGCGCATGGACGGCATGGAGCTTCTTGGCCGCCTGCGCGAATCCTCGCAGCTTCCGGTGATCTTCCTGACGTCCAAGGACGATGAAGTGGACGAGGTCCTGGGCCTGCGCATGGGTGCGGACGACTACATCACCAAGCCCTTCTCCCAACGACTCCTGATCGAGCGCATCCGCGCGCTGCTGCGCCGCGAACGGCTCTCGGGCGAAGGTCCGGGAACCAGCGAGGCCGACAAGCCGGTGACGCGCGGCGACCTGATGCTCGACCCCAGCCGCCACCTCTGCACCTGGAAGGGTGAGCCGGTGAACCTCACGGTCACGGAGTTCCTGATCCTGAAGGCGCTGGCCCAACGGCCCGGACACGTCAAGAACCGCGATCAGCTCATGGATGCCGCCTACGGCGAGTCGATCTATGTGGACGACCGCACGATCGACAGCCACATCAAGCGCCTGCGCAAGAAGTTCAAGGCGATCGACGACGATTTCCAGCAGATCGAGACCCTCTACGGCGTCGGTTACCGCTATAAGGAAAGCTGA
- a CDS encoding stimulus-sensing domain-containing protein yields MVAGSDSHQAFEGRDSESEVEKSARARRKRLDRARWRSPLGRRILLLNTLVLLIPILGLLHLEDYRDGLIEAEMQSLSTQARAYAFALAGGAVVVATNGEQRLVGEQAARITRLLLGDSKVRARIFVQNGALVADSSRFSGVVGGIEVEELPPPGGEEGLRLWLSRLYDRILLTFSVAADLPLYRERQGQEASDYAEVERALNGASNAVARRDGSGGLVISVAVPLQRYRQVLAALMLSKDGEEVEAAVRDRRGDILVVFAVALAVTVLLSAYLTGTIARPIRRLAEAADQVRRSKNRQVALPDLSHRRDEIGDLSGALREMTEALWNRMDAIERFAADVSHEIKNPLTSVRSAVETVTLVEDPAQQKRLMGIILDDVQRLDRLISDISNASRLDAELSRAETEPVDLRRLLRAVFDSYAASEKPEWPSFDIHVPEGDKPLMVLGIEGRLGQVIRNLITNAISFSPPGGRVTLSLESDGGSARVIVDDQGPGIPEGKLEAIFDRFYSERPSGEKFGTHSGLGLSISKQIVEAHGGRLWAQNRVGEDGKISGARFVVRLPLE; encoded by the coding sequence ATGGTAGCCGGAAGCGACAGCCATCAGGCCTTCGAGGGCCGGGACAGCGAAAGCGAGGTTGAAAAGAGCGCGCGCGCCCGCCGCAAGCGCCTGGACCGCGCGCGCTGGCGCTCACCGCTCGGCCGCCGCATCCTGCTGTTGAACACCCTCGTGCTGCTGATCCCGATTCTCGGCCTGCTGCACCTTGAGGACTACCGCGACGGCCTGATCGAGGCGGAGATGCAGTCGCTCTCCACCCAGGCCCGCGCCTACGCCTTCGCCCTTGCCGGGGGCGCCGTGGTGGTCGCGACCAACGGCGAGCAGCGACTGGTGGGCGAACAGGCAGCCCGCATCACCCGCCTGCTGCTCGGCGATTCCAAGGTGCGCGCCCGCATCTTCGTGCAGAACGGGGCTCTGGTCGCCGACTCCTCCCGCTTTTCCGGCGTGGTCGGCGGGATCGAGGTGGAGGAACTGCCGCCGCCGGGCGGTGAGGAGGGCCTGCGCCTCTGGCTCAGCCGCCTCTACGACCGCATCCTGCTGACCTTCTCCGTCGCCGCCGACCTGCCGCTCTACCGGGAGCGCCAGGGACAGGAGGCGAGCGACTACGCCGAGGTCGAGCGGGCGCTGAACGGCGCCAGCAACGCCGTGGCCCGGCGCGACGGCAGCGGCGGTCTGGTGATCTCCGTCGCCGTGCCGCTGCAACGCTACCGCCAGGTGCTGGCCGCGTTGATGCTCTCCAAGGACGGGGAGGAGGTCGAGGCCGCCGTGCGCGACCGCCGCGGCGACATCCTGGTGGTCTTCGCCGTGGCGCTGGCGGTCACGGTGCTGCTCTCGGCCTATCTGACCGGCACCATCGCCCGCCCGATTCGCCGCCTCGCCGAGGCCGCCGATCAGGTGCGGCGCTCGAAGAACCGGCAGGTGGCGCTGCCCGACCTTTCGCACCGGCGCGATGAGATCGGCGACCTCTCCGGCGCGCTGCGCGAGATGACCGAGGCGCTCTGGAACCGAATGGACGCCATCGAGCGCTTCGCCGCCGACGTCTCCCACGAGATCAAGAACCCCCTGACCTCGGTCCGCAGCGCGGTGGAGACCGTGACGCTGGTCGAGGACCCCGCCCAGCAGAAGCGCCTCATGGGGATCATCCTGGACGACGTGCAGCGGCTTGACCGCTTGATCAGCGATATCTCCAACGCCTCGCGCCTGGACGCCGAGTTGAGCCGCGCGGAGACCGAGCCGGTCGACCTGCGCCGCCTGCTGCGCGCGGTCTTCGATTCCTACGCCGCCAGCGAGAAGCCGGAATGGCCCAGCTTCGACATTCACGTGCCGGAGGGCGATAAGCCCCTGATGGTCCTGGGCATCGAAGGCCGACTGGGCCAGGTGATCCGCAACCTCATCACCAACGCCATCTCCTTCAGCCCGCCGGGCGGACGGGTCACGCTCAGCCTGGAAAGCGACGGCGGCTCGGCCCGGGTCATCGTCGACGACCAGGGGCCGGGCATCCCCGAAGGCAAGCTGGAGGCGATCTTCGACCGTTTCTATAGCGAACGGCCCAGCGGCGAGAAGTTCGGCACTCATTCCGGCCTCGGCCTCTCGATCTCCAAGCAGATCGTGGAGGCCCACGGCGGGCGGCTCTGGGCGCAGAACCGTGTCGGCGAAGACGGGAAGATCTCCGGCGCGCGCTTTGTCGTTCGCTTGCCGCTGGAGTAA
- the rapZ gene encoding RNase adapter RapZ: MPETPKAETLVHATCLALEGRGLLLRGPSGSGKSDLALRLIEEGARLVADDQTLLSETDGRLIARSPDSIAGKLEVRGVGIRRVPSLSETTLELIVDLVGSGAVERLPDPQSESLGGVELPRIALDPFAASAPLKLRLALEGLPRHGVIESFSEQRSSAEAPLVVLVTGLSGAGHSTALRILEDQGFEAIDNLPLRLLKRVLKDEERGRPLAIGTDTRTRGFATQAFLETLDALLANPGYDLRLVYLDCEDEVLVRRFTETRRRHPMATDRPLADGIAAERALLAPLRQRAGIHIDTSHLHTSELGRVLSGHLGLEKTSGLSLFVTSFSYRKGLPREADLVFDVRFLRNPHYQAELRPLTGLDMAVARYVEADPGFDDFYQRLTSLLGPLLPRYEAEGKSYLTLAIGCTGGRHRSVAIAERLAQWLLTQGRSVTLGHRDLPGGEGEARTLEPPAQRA, translated from the coding sequence TTGCCGGAGACGCCCAAAGCGGAAACGCTGGTTCACGCGACCTGCCTCGCCCTTGAGGGGCGCGGGCTCTTGCTGCGTGGTCCCTCGGGCTCCGGCAAGTCGGACCTCGCCCTGCGCCTGATCGAGGAGGGCGCCAGGCTGGTCGCCGACGACCAGACCCTTCTGAGCGAAACGGACGGCCGGCTGATCGCGCGCTCGCCCGACAGCATCGCGGGCAAGCTCGAGGTCCGGGGCGTCGGCATCCGGCGCGTGCCCTCCTTGAGCGAGACGACCCTGGAATTGATCGTCGATCTGGTCGGCTCCGGCGCGGTGGAGCGCCTGCCCGATCCGCAGAGCGAGAGCTTGGGCGGGGTGGAACTGCCGCGCATCGCGCTCGACCCCTTCGCCGCCTCCGCGCCCTTGAAGCTGCGTCTGGCCTTGGAGGGCTTGCCGCGTCATGGCGTGATCGAGTCTTTCTCCGAGCAGCGCTCCAGCGCCGAGGCGCCGCTGGTGGTTCTGGTGACGGGGCTTTCCGGCGCCGGCCACTCGACGGCGCTGCGCATTCTGGAGGACCAGGGCTTCGAGGCCATCGACAACCTGCCGCTGCGCCTCTTGAAGCGGGTCCTGAAGGACGAGGAGCGGGGCCGGCCGCTGGCCATCGGCACCGACACGCGCACCCGCGGCTTTGCGACCCAGGCCTTCCTGGAGACGCTCGACGCCCTGCTCGCCAATCCGGGCTACGACCTGCGGCTGGTCTACCTGGACTGCGAGGACGAGGTGCTGGTGCGCCGCTTCACCGAGACGCGCCGCCGCCATCCCATGGCGACCGACCGGCCCCTGGCCGACGGGATCGCCGCCGAGCGCGCGCTGCTGGCCCCCTTGCGACAGCGCGCGGGCATCCACATCGACACGAGCCACCTGCACACCAGCGAGCTGGGCCGCGTTCTTTCCGGGCACCTGGGCCTGGAGAAGACCTCGGGCTTGAGCCTTTTCGTGACCTCCTTTTCCTACCGCAAGGGCTTGCCGCGCGAGGCCGATCTGGTGTTCGACGTGCGTTTCCTGCGCAATCCGCACTATCAGGCGGAGCTGCGCCCGCTGACCGGCCTGGACATGGCCGTGGCGCGCTATGTCGAGGCCGATCCGGGGTTCGACGACTTCTACCAACGTCTGACTTCCTTGCTCGGGCCCCTGTTGCCGCGCTACGAAGCGGAGGGAAAGAGCTATCTAACGCTTGCCATTGGCTGCACGGGCGGGCGTCATCGGTCGGTTGCGATCGCCGAGAGGCTGGCCCAATGGCTTTTGACTCAAGGTCGCAGCGTCACCTTGGGTCACCGGGACCTGCCGGGGGGCGAAGGTGAAGCGCGCACCCTGGAACCGCCGGCCCAACGGGCGTAG
- a CDS encoding PTS sugar transporter subunit IIA produces the protein MIGIVLVTHGRLADEFMDAMEHVVGEQAGVAAVCIGPEDDMEARRREILAACDKVDTGKGVVILTDMFGGTPSNLAISVMEAGRIEVVAGVNLPLLIKLAELRRDKDLSTAVLEAQEAGRKYIHVASQLMSSAKRAKV, from the coding sequence ATGATCGGGATCGTATTGGTAACCCATGGCCGCCTGGCCGATGAATTCATGGACGCCATGGAGCACGTGGTGGGCGAGCAGGCCGGCGTCGCCGCCGTCTGCATCGGGCCCGAGGACGACATGGAGGCGCGCCGCCGCGAGATCCTCGCCGCCTGCGACAAGGTGGACACTGGAAAGGGCGTGGTGATCCTGACCGACATGTTCGGCGGCACGCCCTCCAACCTCGCCATTTCGGTGATGGAGGCCGGGCGGATCGAGGTGGTCGCCGGCGTCAACCTGCCGCTCTTGATAAAGCTGGCCGAGTTGCGCCGCGACAAGGACCTCTCCACCGCCGTTCTGGAAGCGCAGGAGGCGGGCCGCAAGTACATCCATGTCGCCTCCCAGCTTATGTCCAGCGCCAAGCGCGCCAAGGTTTGA
- a CDS encoding HPr family phosphocarrier protein: MSEAAKELSRKVTICNQRGLHARAAAKFVKVAGSYQADITVVKDDTEVPGGSIMGLMMLAAAPGTEIELRGEGSDAEAALEALTKLILDRFNED; encoded by the coding sequence ATGAGCGAAGCGGCCAAGGAACTCAGCCGGAAGGTGACGATCTGCAACCAGCGCGGTCTGCACGCCCGCGCGGCTGCGAAGTTCGTCAAGGTCGCCGGCAGTTACCAGGCCGACATCACCGTGGTGAAGGACGACACCGAAGTGCCCGGCGGGTCGATCATGGGCCTGATGATGCTGGCCGCCGCCCCCGGCACGGAGATCGAACTGAGGGGCGAGGGTTCCGACGCGGAGGCCGCGCTGGAGGCGCTGACCAAGCTGATCCTGGACCGGTTCAATGAAGACTGA
- the ptsP gene encoding phosphoenolpyruvate--protein phosphotransferase, with product MKTDPKKSARTPPPGEEIVFEGLAVSPGVAIGPAHLRERGALSFSEREVPVEERGEEAARFQMAVTSGRRQLQKLRIKSADLHGSVAAEELGYLLDAHMQMLDSARLLRGVTQRIEQQGLNAEAAVWQEIEALAEQFESIDDPYLKSRAQEVREVGDRILRNLTDEGAFVGFGDLQPGTIVLAEEITPADTALMDPKRIAGFAGLIGGTEGHTAIMARSLGLPAVLGCDGLLQVARGGAQVIVDGSRGLVIVNPSEARLREYELKREAFKAEAVELSKLRDLPAVTRDEVRITLHSNLELPREIGQAVMAGAEGVGLLRTEFLFMNREDLPDEEEQYRGLVEIIEGMAGRPVTVRTLDVGGEKLAASIAERHGESVNPALGLRAVRLGLREPELLERQLAAILRASAHGPLRILLPMISALEEVQAVRLIMERVAAQLRAEGRRLPDRLPPLGIMIEVPGAALAADALAEVSDFFALGTNDLTSYTLAIDRGDERLAHLYNPLHPAVLRLIQFAIGAGQRAGIPVSICGEMAGDPRYTPLLIGLGVRELSMASTALPRVKNRIRELDMASSERCARAVMQCADSESISALLDECGSKPALRDAARSSA from the coding sequence ATGAAGACTGACCCGAAAAAATCGGCGCGCACGCCGCCGCCCGGCGAAGAGATCGTCTTCGAGGGGCTGGCCGTCTCTCCCGGTGTGGCGATCGGCCCGGCGCATCTGCGCGAGCGCGGCGCGCTCTCCTTCTCCGAGCGCGAGGTGCCTGTCGAGGAGCGCGGAGAGGAGGCGGCCCGCTTCCAGATGGCGGTCACCAGCGGGCGGCGTCAGCTTCAGAAACTGCGGATCAAGTCCGCCGACCTGCACGGCAGCGTCGCGGCCGAGGAGCTGGGCTACCTGCTGGACGCGCACATGCAGATGCTCGACTCGGCCCGGCTTCTGCGCGGCGTGACCCAGCGGATCGAGCAGCAGGGCCTGAACGCAGAGGCGGCGGTCTGGCAGGAGATCGAGGCGCTGGCCGAGCAGTTCGAATCGATCGACGACCCCTACCTCAAGTCCCGCGCGCAGGAGGTGCGGGAGGTGGGTGACCGCATCCTGCGCAATCTGACCGACGAGGGGGCCTTCGTCGGCTTTGGCGATCTACAGCCCGGCACCATCGTGCTGGCCGAGGAGATTACGCCCGCGGACACCGCGCTCATGGATCCCAAGCGGATCGCCGGGTTCGCCGGACTGATCGGCGGCACCGAGGGGCACACGGCGATCATGGCCCGCTCGCTCGGTTTGCCCGCCGTTCTGGGCTGCGACGGCCTGTTGCAGGTGGCCCGGGGCGGCGCGCAGGTGATCGTGGACGGCTCGCGCGGCCTGGTGATCGTCAACCCGAGCGAGGCGCGGCTGCGCGAGTACGAGCTGAAGCGCGAGGCCTTCAAGGCCGAAGCAGTGGAGCTTTCCAAGCTGCGCGACCTGCCGGCGGTGACCCGCGACGAGGTGCGCATCACGCTGCATTCGAACCTGGAGCTGCCGCGCGAGATCGGTCAGGCGGTGATGGCCGGGGCCGAGGGCGTCGGCCTGCTGCGCACGGAGTTCCTGTTCATGAACCGCGAGGACCTGCCCGACGAGGAGGAGCAGTACCGCGGTCTGGTCGAGATCATCGAAGGCATGGCCGGGCGGCCGGTCACGGTGCGCACGCTGGACGTGGGCGGCGAGAAGCTGGCCGCCTCCATCGCGGAGCGCCACGGTGAGAGCGTCAACCCGGCGCTGGGCCTGAGAGCCGTGCGTCTCGGCCTGCGCGAGCCGGAACTGCTGGAACGTCAACTCGCCGCCATCCTGCGGGCCAGCGCGCATGGGCCGCTGCGCATCCTGCTGCCGATGATCTCCGCCCTGGAAGAGGTGCAGGCCGTGCGCCTGATCATGGAGCGCGTGGCCGCGCAGCTGCGCGCCGAGGGCCGCCGCCTGCCGGACCGCCTGCCGCCGCTGGGCATCATGATCGAGGTGCCGGGCGCGGCCCTGGCCGCGGACGCCCTGGCCGAGGTCAGCGATTTCTTCGCGCTCGGCACCAACGACCTGACCAGCTATACGCTCGCCATCGACCGTGGCGACGAGCGGCTGGCGCACCTCTACAACCCGTTGCACCCCGCCGTGCTGCGGCTCATTCAGTTCGCCATCGGCGCCGGACAGCGCGCCGGGATACCGGTTTCGATCTGCGGCGAGATGGCGGGCGATCCGCGCTACACTCCGCTTCTGATCGGCCTGGGCGTGCGGGAGCTTTCCATGGCCTCCACCGCGCTTCCCAGGGTCAAGAACCGGATCCGGGAGCTGGACATGGCTTCGTCGGAGCGCTGCGCGCGGGCGGTCATGCAGTGCGCGGACAGCGAATCGATTTCTGCTCTCCTCGACGAATGCGGGTCGAAACCGGCTCTAAGAGACGCCGCGAGAAGCAGCGCCTGA
- the ahcY gene encoding adenosylhomocysteinase has protein sequence MTDSNDYKVKDISLADWGRKEIAMAEVEMPGLMALREEYGAKKPLAGARITGCLHMTIQTAVLIETLVALGAEVRWSSCNIFSTQDHAAAAIAASGVPVFAWKGETEEEYWWCIEQTLSGPGGWKPNMLLDDGGDLTLLVHDKHPQLMEEIRGVSEETTTGVHRLYEMAKKGTLKMPAINVNDSVTKSKFDNVYGCRESLVDAIRRGTDVMMAGKVAVVNGYGDVGKGSAQSLRQAGCRVMVTEVDPICALQAAMEGYEVVTMNDVASKGDIFVSATGNSDIITLDHMRQMKDRAIVCNIGHFDNEIQVDALRNMKWDNVKPQVDEIEFPDGHRIVLLSEGRLVNLGNATGHPSFVMSASFTNQVLAQIELWNNHGEYENKVYVLPRHLDEKVAALHLEKVGAKLTKLTQEQADYIGVEVSGPFKSDQYRY, from the coding sequence ATGACTGATTCGAACGACTACAAGGTCAAGGACATCTCGCTTGCCGATTGGGGCCGCAAGGAAATCGCCATGGCCGAAGTCGAGATGCCGGGCCTGATGGCCCTGCGCGAGGAGTATGGCGCGAAGAAGCCGCTCGCCGGCGCGCGCATCACCGGCTGCCTGCACATGACCATCCAGACCGCCGTGCTGATCGAAACCCTGGTCGCGCTGGGCGCCGAAGTGCGCTGGTCCTCCTGCAACATCTTCTCCACCCAGGACCATGCCGCCGCCGCCATCGCCGCCTCCGGCGTGCCGGTCTTCGCCTGGAAGGGCGAGACGGAGGAGGAGTACTGGTGGTGCATCGAGCAGACCCTGTCGGGCCCGGGCGGCTGGAAGCCCAACATGCTGCTGGACGACGGCGGCGACCTGACCCTGCTGGTGCACGACAAGCACCCGCAGCTGATGGAGGAGATTCGCGGCGTCTCGGAAGAGACCACGACCGGCGTGCACCGGCTCTACGAGATGGCCAAGAAGGGCACGCTCAAGATGCCGGCGATCAACGTCAACGACTCCGTCACCAAGTCGAAGTTCGACAACGTCTACGGCTGCCGTGAGAGCCTGGTGGACGCGATCCGCCGCGGCACCGACGTCATGATGGCCGGCAAGGTCGCCGTGGTGAACGGCTACGGCGACGTCGGCAAGGGCTCGGCCCAGTCGCTGCGTCAGGCCGGTTGCCGCGTGATGGTCACCGAGGTCGACCCCATCTGCGCGCTTCAGGCCGCGATGGAGGGCTACGAGGTCGTGACCATGAACGACGTCGCCAGCAAGGGCGACATCTTCGTCTCCGCCACCGGCAACAGCGACATCATCACGCTGGACCACATGCGCCAGATGAAGGACCGCGCGATCGTCTGCAACATCGGCCACTTCGACAACGAGATTCAGGTCGACGCCCTGCGCAACATGAAGTGGGACAACGTGAAGCCGCAGGTGGACGAGATCGAGTTCCCCGACGGCCACCGCATCGTGCTGCTGTCGGAGGGCCGTCTGGTCAACCTGGGCAACGCCACCGGCCACCCGAGCTTCGTGATGAGCGCCTCCTTCACCAACCAGGTGCTGGCGCAGATCGAGCTCTGGAACAACCACGGCGAATACGAGAACAAGGTCTATGTCCTGCCGCGTCATCTGGACGAGAAGGTGGCGGCCCTGCATCTGGAGAAGGTCGGCGCCAAGCTGACCAAGCTGACCCAGGAGCAGGCCGACTACATCGGCGTCGAGGTGTCCGGTCCCTTCAAGAGCGACCAGTATCGCTACTGA
- a CDS encoding VOC family protein, translating into MTEKTKDFPSAPDFGRSLKGVGLNLLVPDVLREVEFLRGVLGVAVLTSDRDFAVLSHAGQVWMLHGDQTYGEHPLLELTGDGALRGVGLEIRLYDLDPEACQQRAEAGGYTVLAPCAHKPHGLYECYLVSPAGYVYVPGVASHELG; encoded by the coding sequence ATGACCGAGAAGACCAAAGACTTTCCCTCCGCGCCGGACTTCGGCCGCTCCCTGAAAGGGGTCGGCCTCAATCTACTGGTCCCCGACGTGCTGCGCGAGGTCGAGTTCCTGCGCGGCGTCCTCGGCGTGGCGGTCCTGACGTCCGACCGGGACTTCGCGGTTCTCTCCCACGCCGGACAGGTCTGGATGCTGCACGGCGACCAAACCTATGGCGAACATCCGCTTCTGGAGCTTACCGGAGACGGCGCGCTCAGGGGCGTCGGCCTGGAGATCAGGCTCTACGATCTGGATCCCGAGGCCTGCCAGCAACGCGCCGAGGCCGGGGGCTACACGGTTCTGGCCCCTTGCGCCCACAAGCCCCACGGGCTCTACGAGTGTTATCTCGTCTCGCCTGCGGGCTACGTCTACGTGCCCGGCGTCGCGTCCCACGAACTGGGTTGA